In the Telopea speciosissima isolate NSW1024214 ecotype Mountain lineage chromosome 6, Tspe_v1, whole genome shotgun sequence genome, ACTCATTTTGAGAATTTCTAAGGGGAGCAAAGGAGCAAATCCAGAcgcaatttttctttttctgttttctccttttctctttctgtttttcccttaatttaatCAACTGAATTCTACTTTAAATGAGATGCGGCTTATTCATGGTTTGCTGTTGTAGCTTTTCTTTGCTAGTGAATTATTTCtgtgtttcatcaaaaaaaaatattttgttcgAGCCCAGAACCTCTTGTTTGCTAGTTACAACAGTAAACATTCCAGTTGAGCTATGATCTTAGAAACAAGGGCAGGTTGTAGGTAGATGTAACAATAGACCTGGCAACTCAATCTTTCTCGTCTTCTAATCCTAGTAACCTTTTTGAGTAGTTGATGGGTAAAATTAAGTATGATCTGAATGTGCTCATCCTGAAGCCTGGGATCTACCATTGGGTGGTTCATTACTCCTCCAACCGAAGATTTCCATTCAGCCAAGAAACATTGCAGCCTGGTTAGCTATATGTCTGGAAAACTTTCAAAAATGAGGTTTTGGCCTTGGTTTGGGTTCCATGTCAGGATTTTGATTGGACTGaatcaagggaaaaagaacattgcctGGTCTTGTGGATCCTGTACCCAAATGCAGGAGTGTGCAAAATTGTGCCCCACCCCCTAAAATAACAAATCTCACCCATGTTGATGTCCCTACATGCATTCCCATTAGCCCTCGTGCTGGTGCAGGTCCCACATGACCATGCAGCGATGTCTTACCCTTTAATCAAATACCCTTTCTTAAGCACTGTTCTACCACTTAACAAACTATTTTTGGCTAAAATTTAATATGTAAGGGACCTTGGGGGTGTCTTTATCACATTGCAATATATACTTGGGCCACCAATGAGGCCTTACCATATGTGCCTCAGCCTTATAATTGAATTTCAGAAATCTCACATGCTATTGCTAACTAAAACTGGCTAACATTTATGAGTAGTGAGTTTTTGTACTTCATTTGTAGTGgccatcaaaagaaaagaaagaactaaAATGCATTCGGAAAGAGTGGGGTAGGGATCATTGCAATTATGGATTAAAAGTCTCTAATTCCTTCATCTTGCGGTGCCTTGTAGTTCGCTTTTGAGAGCTCGAtacgtggaagatgcttcatttAATGGTGCGAGTTCGattgacccagtttttttttccttctcaagtTTAACACCGTTGAATATCGTATCTTctacgtgtcgagctctcaagcccGAACTGCAAGGCACGGGCTAGATTAAGGTACTGcagaagattttttttccctgCCATTAGTGGGTCAGAAAAATGATAATTACTCTCATGAGATGAAAGGTGAACACAAGGCAATGGTAGAATGTAGAAAAGAGAAGTGGTGCCTGGCGGAAGAGTAGGATAGTGACACTTCGACTAACCCTCCATCAGACACAAGTGTCTATTCCCTCTCCATTACGTGGCTTTCCATTAGAAGACTAACTGATCGATGCATGCTTAAAGAACATGCAAAGGGTTGAGCTTTCAATTGCCTTGCTTGTCCGAGTAAGGAAGGAAGcacagaaaggaagaaaaatcaagaaagaaagaaaccatGGAGGATTCGGTGGTAGATCCACATGAGAAGATGAGAGCAAGGGATGTAGAGAAAGTGGCTACGGGCAAGCAAGCTCCACGCCCACCTCATGACCCTGCCTCCATCTCCCAATCTCCTCCTCCATCTGATGATACCCTCATCAaggttcctctctctctctctctctcgctgttTGTGTGTCACTGAGGCCATACATTTTGTTTGTTGGTCAGGTGGTAGAGTTGAAGACTGCTCCCAACGATGTTCGTTTTCCCTGCACCAACCAAACACGCCATTGTTATGCACGTTACATCGAATACCACAAGTgagctcttctcttctctctctctctctctttctctgaacTGAACTGGAGGTTAAAAGTGAGGAGTGATATATTGTTGGCTCAGGTGTGCTAGAGCTAAGGGGGGTAATACACCTGAGTGTGAGAAGTTTGCTAGTTACTATAGATCACTTTGTCCTGAAGAATGGGTAAGCAATTGATTAGACCAATCTCTTCTTTTGGTAACTAAATTTATGGAAATTAAAGAAGTAAATGTCTTTAATTTGGTTTGGTGAGTGATGATTTATGTGTTTTAAATGGTTCAGATTCTGAGGTGGAACGAACAGGTTGAGCTTGGAATCTTTCCTGGTCCTCTTTGAGATTCTCTTCATCATCTCATTTTGCTTGTGTTTAATCACTTTCTGTAAAAAATTATGTAAATATTGTAAAGGAAAACAATGTTCTACTACTCTTTCCCTGATTGTATCTTAGAATTGTTCTTGCTCTTTAGTTGATAAAGTaatttaaatatattaattaataaggAGAATAAATAATAGAGAGGGCTGGACATGAAGggttccttttccttctcctcgTAACTCTGGAGATGGAGTTCTTCAATCCTCGATGCGTAGTTAGAAGacttaggcagtgtttggtatgcattcttggaatgcattctaggtcgattttgacattttaatatggtatcagagctatcgAATTTACTATGTTAACAATATATATGTTATTGGTGAGGCTTGATTTCAGCTTAATTCAAGAAATATTGTTGATTCGTAAGGAGGTCTGTACTGTGagggttttgtaatttcttcaccAGAATAGTGGAAGTTCTTGTTATCGCTCTGTTGTAATTCATCTTGGGTAAATCACGTAAATTTGTGTATTGGATTTatgatctctttattttttttttcttttctttgttaatcGTTGTTCTGGTAAGTTATTAATTCTTAACAGATGTGTCCAGTCACCCAAACAAaaagcaatttggatcctctactaccgagctgcccggtaggaccgtgctaTCCAGACACGGTGTTGTGCATAATGTCCACCTTATCCCTgtccaaacgccttgcccgagtgggggtaaggcgatcactGCGCACAGCACCGTGtttgggcagcacggtcctaccgggcagctcgaccgtagaggatctggatccaaaagacaaaaagccGGCATATCAGTATATCACATGTATAATCACTTAATAAAGGGTCAACAAGTGATGGCGTGTGTTGGGAATAATTTTACATTAAAAAACTCACATTGTAAGCCCCCGAATTCCTTCATATGCTAATTAGGTCTCTCCACTTAATTTTTCGTTGAAATACTCTTACTaaatcctaaccctaaatttAGCTTTTTCCCAATAATGGTAGCCCAATCAAGGCTTCTAATATtgatataaatatattaaaagcATAATGTAGAAAAATGTCTCTTCCATGGCGGCCATGTAATTTTGCTTGGTGACATAGGATGTTGGTGGTTATTTCGACCATTAGATGGAAATGGTGATGTTTAGTTTGGTTGGATGTAAAATTTGACCAGTGAGGGAGGAACCATTAGCTCAACATATCCTCAAAATTTGGGCCACATCTAATATGCCACGAGTTAGATCAGTTTATTTGGTTGGTCATACTTCACCTATACACTACATGGTCGCGCATGAAACATGGTCAATAATTCAGCTAGTTGTTGGATAAGTGTTGACTGTGTTACACACACCACTATGTGTGATTAtgtttcaactttttttttttaatacagtCCACACTTCCCGACTGAGAGTATGTGtcagtagaaaaaaaaatcaaactattgaaagggaaaaagaaccctgCACCTAAACATAAGAAcgcacatgtgaaatgatcgcCTCTGTtcgagaaataaaaaaaatcttattcaTATTGATGCCTCTGCATGCATTTTTCTCATTGGCCTTCGTGTTGGACTGCCACATTGTGTGATGCTTTGCCTAGACATCGGAAGGACGAAATGATCATCTCACCTCCTGTAAAATGGAAAATTCCACCCTTTGTTGgaagcccttatctatttggTAGGGGTGTAAATTTGGCACTATCAGCCCGTGCCCGCCCTGAATCCGAACATGGCTTAGATTGCATTTTTCAATCTTGAAGCAGGTTAGGGTTgaactttttggggcttggatcAAGGTCGGtctgggccaaggttgaggcttTGGGTAAACCCAACTCGACATGTgctaggttatgctttacaatttatttgttAATAATTTGTAATGTCTAATTATCTGttggtttataaaaaaaaaaggttacttatctattgaacgaaaaatatttacaattttaagttTGGGCTAAGTTTCTTAACTCAAAGAAAAGTGTAATAGTCACTTGAATATAAAACAAACCAATTcccaatcacatgtgtctcattttttaaaTGCATAGGATgctgtaaatggcaaaaattaaGGTCAATTAGGCCAACCTGACCCAACCCGACAGACAAATTgagtctgggctgagatatcttagtCCGACCTAGGACTGGGTTGAGCTAGgattgagctaagaggactcaagattggattagggttttaaaaattcggTCCAACCCGGCTTTGTTTCACCCTAGATATTtggtgagaaagagagaaaagcagCCCGGCCAATAAAAGCGGGAAGATGGGCTCTATTTGATTCTAATCTAACAGTTAAGAATGAACCGCCACTTATGAGTGGCCCCAGTTCGCTTGCGCGTACCTTAACCGAAAACCAAGTAAGAACGAGGTAGTCTTGACGAAACCTCGGACTCGGATTTAACCGTGGTTAACTCCACACCACGTCACCACTCTCATTTTCCAATATGGCTTATATCGTCTCTTTTTTCGTTTGATCGTGACGTCAATTCGCCCTTTTATATAACATCCAAACTGAAATTCTCGCGtctttaaaaattctttctctctttgtttccttcttcctcttctttacccttctctctctctctccctccgaATCTCtccttcaaaccctaaccccaaaacATAACCAGTCTCTCACATCTCTACATCTATAGCCCTAATTCGGACTGTCTTTAACCCTAATTCAATCGTAGGCAGAGAGATCCATGGCCGCTCAGACGGTTGTAAACAATCTCTACGAAACGGCTTCACAACCTGATACGGGTGGCGACGCTTACACCTTCCTCGAGTTCAACACCCAAGGCGATGATTACGATTATCCTGAATTCCATGAGCTTTCGCAGCCGATCAGGTCTTCGGTTTGGCCTTCTGCGTCTGATTCGGTTGCTGACCCTTCTGATCGTGGTGCCGATCTCCAAGCCGAGAGTGGTGGCACTGTCTCTGTTGCTTCTGGTAGTGCTTCCAAGGGtaaaggtggtggtggtagcagtAGCGGCGGAAGTAGTAACCAGGCTGCGGTGGATGCCCTAGCGGCGGGAATGAGTGGTCTGAACTTTGAGGAAACAGGTGATGATGAGAATTATGAGTATGGGAAGGGTGATTTCACGGAGCATGCTTGTCGATACTGTGGGGTTCAGAACCCGGCTTGTGTTGTGCGTTGCAATGTTCCTTCTTGTCGTAAGTGGTTTTGTAACTCGCGGGGCAACACTTCGGGGTCTCATATCGTCAATCACCTGGTGCGTGGAAAGTCGAACTCTTTTAATTATTGGTTTTTTTGTACTATTTATTTGCTGATTATTTGCTCTGAATGAATCATCTAGGCAACCCTTCCTTTTTGTTCGTGTTCTTCTGATTGGGTTAATCAAACTTGAACTTTGAATTTTTAAGGATGAGCTTAAGCCTCTGAAAAACACTTAAGTTATGAATACTTTGACTGTGTTCACAGTGCTGTTGTACTATTTTAGCGCCCTACAAAATGTTCTGTTCATACTCTTTTCTTGGCCCAATTGCTTTTACGGTTGCCATTGTTTATCAAAATTTGCTTCACTAgattaagaaaaacaaaaactttgTCTTCATTGTATTTTATGTAAAACAACAAACTTGGAAATATTTAGAGTTGTGCCCTTTTACTTTGGGATTTTCCATCTGACAACTATGTCAATATCCCAAATCCATTGGCATCACTCTTCAAACAACCCCCAAGTTGAAATAAAATAGGGTATGAATcattaaaacattttttttacatattttattattgataCGGTAAAAAAACTCGGATTTTATAGTCACCTATTAAAAGTTTTAAATATggttaatttaaaataaaaataaaaaataaaatcctaagtTCTCAACCATGATGGAGCAGTAGGATCGCAGGTCGACCTAACCTGATGACCTGAAGAGTTTAGGTGGTTCTATCGGAATCATGGCAGCATTAGACTGAGGACTGAATAGTTGTGTTGCCACTTGACAACATAGTACCATATTACACCACATGGGGGTCATGGAGGCATATGCGGAGGACTTGGTCTGAAAGAGAGGTAGAGGTGTTTTGTTTTCTCATGGGTTTTTTAAAGCTCAAAGCGAATATCAGAACAAATTCCACCTACCTGAAACCCTCAAAGGGCCTAAATCGTGTCATTGTCTCAATAAAATACAGACCCTAAAGGCCTAAATCCGTTGCGTAGAAGCAGGACTGGTAGAACCGCAGGTCGCCCTAACCTTTccccccttcatcttctccatctctgacAGCCAATGCAACCTGGTCTATTCACCGGACATTGTGATATTTTGACAACTTGAGTTAAGGTCCATCTCCAATAGTCCTTGACGCTGCTATTTCTGCAAGTCGAGTAAGTTCTTTGTTTCCATCTACAAGCTTCATGTGATCCCCTGTAGAATGCACTCAAGTAGGATCAATTGGGAACGGATCTGAATACTGCAactcaaagagagagagagaggaaattttGAAAAGGAGGTAAAAGCAGTGATAATGTAGCCTTTTGCATTGGAATGTGGATTCCCTTTGAGATCCTCTCCCACATGTGACCCTGTAGAATACTTTTAATATGCAAGAACTATTTTACCGTAGGATTGCTTTCAACTTCATGGGTCCTGCATAGGTACTTTTAAGCTTAAATTCCAACTACATGTGTGATGCATATGCCCGTATTTTAGCTTCTAGGAAACCGTATTAAACATGTACCGTATTATTGCTGTATGCGTTTTATTTCGCTGCATTATTGCCCTATGTGTTTTATTGCGCTGGATTATTGCCGTGTAGTCTGTTTAATTAACGTGCATGTCCATATCCTTTTGATTGTCATTCCTGAACTTAATATGGCACAGTAGGGTACAAATATGGAAGTTAGGCAGAAGCATTACTATTGAAATCAATCAGATCAATATCTGTTGGTTACAGATTTATAGGTTCAAATTTTGAGTCCTTATCACATCATCAGCTTCTTCCTTTATGCTCGATTTGGGCTTACGGGTTTGGCAAGAGTTGACTTGGAATGGGGTTCTAGTGCAGAATCGATCTCAAACCAGGGAAGAACCTTGGGCGATCAATTGCAACAGGATCACATATAGGGACAAACCAATATTGATAACAGAATTTTCTAACACTTCATTTTAATGTGTATATGAAAGGAGAAGTAAAAGGGATATGACCTAGAATCACCAGTAGGCCTGCTTGAAGGGCATCACCACCAATCCCAACCTATTGCTTCACCACAATATGGTTGAAGCTGCATCACCAGTCCAAGGAACAACATCACAGCTGACCCAAAGGGGCAATTTCTCAATCACTCAAATGGTTGGAGGCTGTGCATCATTTGCTTGATTTATAATGTGTTGTATTTGAATATCATTATCTCTAAAAATAAGCAACTCTCATAGAAAGAAGATCTAATTGCGATtacacaaaaataaaatcaaaataggATTACTATTGACTTAACAACTAAATctattacaaaatagaaactaaaggaATAGAAGATCTAACTGAATATTCCAGCCAACAATCTTCTAGATTATCTCCCCTCCACACAAATTACCTAGGGTCCACTCAAATCTTCATTCAATATTCTAGAATATCTTCCAtgcaaatctcctccaaatctaGTAAAGCAAACaataaacatcaaaataaaaactaattacGTAATCCCACATGGAACGCAAATcactaatatttgggcttataggaTTGGCCCATTATAATAGTATACCCAAAAACACTGAGCCCATGGTAGGGATTTGGGCTTATAGGATTGTTTTATTACAAtggtaaaccaaaaaaaaaaaatttaagcccatggcccatataacccattgggtGCTAAAATTAATCCTAACTTAAACAGAACTTGAACAATAGGTTTAGTTGGACCCAATAAACTAAACCAAACTGAAAACAAGCCGcccatcttctctttttctgtaATTATGCATCTACTCTCCGTGTCTTAAAAAAACTAGTCCACCAGTTTTGGAGTGATGTAGAATTAGATCCGCATGATCATCCTTTAGTTGGAAGTAGAATGCAGCAACCATCGATTTCATCTGTcgtcagctctgataccaaataatacAGACTCAATCTCGAACCAGGGAAGAACTAGTGGGAGATCAATTGCAACAGGATCGCACAAAGTGACAAACCAATATTGATAACAGAATTTCTAACACTTTTTttaacatatgaaagaagaaataaaagggatATGGCCTAGAATCACCACTAGGCCTGCGGGAAGGGCATCACCACCAATCCCAACCTATTGTTTCACCACAATAGGCTGGAGTTTCATCACCGTCGTCCAAGGATCAACATCCGAGGTAAAAGCCAAGTTTCTCAATCACCATTCAAAATCATTAGAGGCTATGCGTcttttgctttatttataatgtatgTTGTATTACAAAATAAGTATCTCTAAAAACTAGCAACTCTTCTATAAAAAAGATTTAATTGCTATTacacaaataaaaccaaaaaagcaaCTCCTAGATTGCTATTGACTTGGCAACTAAATCTATTACAGAATAGAAACTAAAGGAGTAGTAAATTTATCAGAATATTACAGCCAGCACTCTTCTAGGTAATCTCCTCTCGACGCaaatcacatgggtcccacacaaaTCTTCATTCATTCTTCTAGAATATCCTCCAtgcaaatctcctccaaatgttgtactgaaaacaaagaataaacaccaaaatagaaactaactatgTGGTCCTTTATAGGACACAAATCCCTGATATTAGGGCCTATAGGATTGGCCCATTGCAATAGTAAACCTAAAAAAACTAATCCTATGGCCCATATAGTAACCCATTGGACACTCAAATTAAGCGTAACTTGACCAAAACTCAAACCATAGGGTCAGTTGGACCTGATAaactaaaccaaacccaaaacaagaagcccatcttctcttcttgctggAATTGTGCATCAACTTTGTATCATAACTTAGTTGCCCTCAGTTTTCCACCAACATTGAGTGCCTTTTGGATAGCATAgggtgtgggcttaattaatggGCAGTTCCTGGCTTGTCTTCACTCTTCACCATTACTTTAATTTTTCGGCAATTTCTAGGTAAAAAAGCTGCTGTAGTATCTTGTTTTTGTCCTGCAGTTTATAAATATGGAGGAACCTGTGAGTTGGGATACCATCTTTAGCCTTAAAATATTTCCTTTATAACCATTGTAATTCCGTCAAGCgttcattttttttgtccaAGAAAATGTGGTTGAGATCGTTCTTTAAGAAGAATCAGGAgatatattattttttcaattcaaaTTAAAGATCCCTGTCTCAAGGAGTTACCAAATCGATTGATTTCAATACTTGGAAGCAATCAAATACCAAATTCATTGAGCAtgaaagatggaagaagatagaTAGATTTGGGTTGAGCCTCTCACCCTTTCATAGCATAGGTATCTCACTCcctcaactgcatcccattttCATcgtcattttttcttttcaaacccaatttcaatttttttttctcatatcgTTTGCTGCTAAAATCCAGCAGCTATCCTTTATTATAATCCATTACATCCTAACCCAAATCTTCTAGAAACACTTCAAAAGAAAATCACAATAATAGTGGAAACTAATCATTGATTGCCTTCCAATTACGTAACTGAATAAATCctaaatggaaacaaaaactaATTAAAATCTATGTAATACAAAGCGAATTTATAGCCagccccattaagttgggataaggctgagtttgttgttgtaagAGTCCTTCATGCAAACAGCAACTGATCTTCACACTTGCATAAAGCTGGCCATGGGGCCCTCGAGATCTGGAAAATTTCCCCTTCAACTGCTGGCCGATAGCTAATATCAATTCCATATAAGCTGGGTTGATTAGGAGGGGGATGAACCTGGACAGGTTTCTGTTCTTGTCTCTCAACCACCATTGATCTACATTAACTCTCCCCATCTTTAaaaaactcgtccacgagtttGGTAGAGATGTCGAATCTGACTTGCATGATCAGACTTCAGTGGGAAGTCTCCGTCTGCTGTCCTTCTatgtctctgataccaaataacgTAGGGCTAGATCAAAGATAACCTAATCTATAGTAGGATTGTAGGTATTAGCTAACAGCTGGTTAATATTAGATTCCAGCAACACAATAacatgaaaaattaaaagataaaagatagaagaagataGATTCGGGTTGAGCCTCTCACCCTTTCATAGCATAGGTATTTC is a window encoding:
- the LOC122664566 gene encoding cytochrome c oxidase subunit 6b-3-like; translated protein: MEDSVVDPHEKMRARDVEKVATGKQAPRPPHDPASISQSPPPSDDTLIKVVELKTAPNDVRFPCTNQTRHCYARYIEYHKCARAKGGNTPECEKFASYYRSLCPEEWILRWNEQVELGIFPGPL